The proteins below are encoded in one region of Gemmatimonadota bacterium:
- a CDS encoding 50S ribosomal protein L7 codes for MKSRGTSVTQRIDQPSVTGLLGLGVRAGQVRGGAEAVKKSIHGGKSRLVILAGDASEGTKRSFRRLAGARGVPVLECHTRLELGACLDRAPMAVLSISDRHLASGMLKKASPEGND; via the coding sequence GTGAAAAGCAGGGGAACTTCAGTGACGCAGCGAATTGATCAACCCTCCGTGACCGGACTCCTGGGCCTCGGCGTGCGCGCCGGCCAGGTAAGGGGAGGCGCGGAAGCCGTCAAGAAGTCCATTCACGGCGGGAAGTCCCGGCTCGTCATCCTGGCCGGGGATGCCTCCGAGGGGACGAAGCGTTCTTTCAGAAGACTGGCCGGTGCCCGGGGCGTACCCGTACTCGAATGTCATACCCGTTTGGAACTGGGCGCGTGCCTGGACCGTGCGCCCATGGCGGTGCTGTCCATTTCGGACCGGCACCTGGCGAGCGGAATGTTGAAGAAAGCGTCTCCGGAAGGAAACGATTAG
- a CDS encoding ribosome maturation factor RimP, with the protein METDRDSIVRIVSSLAGPIVDEAGFELVDLELAGRQGSYVLRLLIDKPGGVTINDCAQVNRELSSLLDLEDPVPSRYTLEVSSPGLDRPFKTERDFRRALGKRIKVVSADGNGGSVTRVGLLEGIEGGTVEIVCEGEKHRIPVASIRKAHRELEHGWDNG; encoded by the coding sequence ATGGAAACTGACCGCGATTCGATCGTCCGGATCGTCTCGTCGCTCGCCGGTCCGATCGTCGACGAAGCCGGGTTCGAACTGGTGGATCTGGAACTGGCGGGAAGGCAGGGAAGTTACGTCCTCAGGCTGTTGATCGACAAGCCGGGCGGCGTTACGATCAACGACTGTGCGCAGGTAAACCGCGAACTGTCCAGCCTGCTCGATCTGGAAGACCCCGTTCCGTCCCGCTATACGCTCGAAGTTTCCTCACCCGGTCTGGACCGGCCGTTCAAGACGGAAAGAGACTTCCGCAGGGCCCTGGGAAAGCGGATCAAGGTCGTATCCGCGGACGGGAACGGCGGATCGGTCACGCGGGTAGGCCTGCTCGAAGGCATCGAGGGCGGTACGGTAGAAATCGTCTGCGAGGGGGAGAAGCATCGCATACCCGTCGCAAGCATCCGGAAAGCCCACCGGGAACTGGAACATGGTTGGGACAATGGTTAG
- the nusA gene encoding transcription termination factor NusA, whose amino-acid sequence MNYEVIEALAQIIREKNVERDVVWDTVKTGLITAAKKRFGTGDDNVQVRIDEKLGTIEMAAVWDVVDEVEDPETQVSLETAQGIDPEAELGGSVEQALAFDEFGRNAIQAVKQVVVQRVREAERENVYELYKDRVNEIVIGSVQQVDRGNIIVKIERTEALLPWREQIRRERYRQGETIRAFILDVQNAIKGPQVILSRSCEAFLELLFRMEVPEIHEGIVEIKASAREPGDRSKIAVLSHDDRVDAVGACVGMKGTRVQAVVRELNNERIDIVPWSNDPSAFVTQALRPAEVAQVQILDIEKKDMRVVVEDDQLSLAIGKAGQNARLAVKLTGWNIDLIKRSDLEKQLISETFGADDSEGEEAGSLADIDGISEKLRQKLEDAGYTTVESLQQATADDLQEISGIGGVTADKIMTAVQ is encoded by the coding sequence ATGAACTACGAGGTCATTGAGGCGCTGGCGCAGATCATACGAGAGAAAAACGTGGAGCGTGATGTGGTCTGGGATACGGTGAAGACCGGCCTGATCACGGCGGCCAAGAAGCGGTTCGGCACGGGCGACGACAACGTTCAGGTGCGGATCGACGAAAAGCTGGGGACGATCGAAATGGCGGCGGTCTGGGACGTCGTGGACGAGGTGGAGGATCCCGAGACGCAGGTCAGTCTAGAGACTGCGCAGGGGATCGACCCGGAGGCGGAACTGGGCGGAAGCGTCGAGCAGGCCCTGGCCTTCGATGAGTTCGGCCGCAACGCGATACAGGCGGTCAAGCAGGTCGTCGTGCAGCGCGTACGCGAGGCGGAGCGTGAAAACGTCTACGAGCTGTACAAGGACCGGGTCAACGAGATCGTAATCGGCAGCGTGCAGCAGGTGGACCGCGGCAATATCATCGTCAAGATCGAGCGCACCGAGGCGCTGCTGCCGTGGCGCGAGCAGATACGGCGGGAAAGGTACCGGCAGGGCGAGACCATCCGCGCCTTCATCCTCGACGTGCAGAACGCCATAAAGGGCCCGCAGGTCATTCTTTCGCGGAGCTGCGAGGCTTTCCTGGAACTGCTGTTCCGTATGGAGGTGCCGGAGATCCACGAGGGTATCGTGGAAATCAAGGCGTCCGCGCGGGAGCCGGGCGACCGGTCCAAGATCGCCGTCCTTTCACACGACGACCGGGTCGACGCCGTCGGCGCGTGCGTGGGCATGAAGGGCACGCGGGTACAGGCGGTCGTCCGCGAGCTCAACAACGAGCGGATCGACATCGTGCCGTGGAGCAACGATCCGTCGGCTTTCGTGACTCAGGCACTCCGTCCCGCCGAAGTGGCCCAGGTGCAGATCCTGGACATCGAGAAGAAGGACATGCGCGTGGTCGTCGAGGATGACCAACTCTCTCTGGCCATCGGAAAGGCGGGCCAGAACGCCCGGCTCGCGGTCAAGCTTACCGGATGGAACATCGACCTGATCAAGCGCTCCGATCTCGAGAAGCAGCTCATTTCCGAGACCTTCGGCGCGGACGACAGCGAAGGGGAAGAAGCCGGGTCGCTCGCCGATATCGACGGCATTTCCGAGAAGCTGCGCCAGAAGCTGGAAGACGCCGGCTACACGACGGTGGAGTCCCTGCAACAGGCCACCGCCGACGACCTGCAGGAAATTTCCGGGATCGGCGGCGTGACGGCCGATAAAATCATGACGGCGGTTCAGTGA